TCAGCGGCTTGTCGCCCATCGCCTGCGCCATCTCCGGCTTGAGCACGCCGGGCGCCGAGAGGCCGATGAAGATGTCCGCGCCACCGATGACGTCACCCAGCGTGCGCTTGTCGGTCTTCTGGGCATAGACCGCCTTCCAGCGGTCCATCTGCGTGTTGCGGCCGTCATAGACCAGGCCGTCGATGTCGCAGACCCAGATGTTCTTGCGCTGCGCGCCCATCGACACCAGCAGGTTGAGCGTCGCGAGCGCGGCCGCCCCTGCCCCCGATGCCACGATCTTGACGTCGGACAGCTTCTTGCCGTTCAGGCGGAGACCGTTGGTGATGGCGGCGGCGACGATGATGGCGGTGCCGTGCTGGTCGTCATGGAAGACCGGGATCTTCATGCGCTCCTTCAGCCGGCTCTCGATCTCGAAGCATTCCGGTCCGCGGATGTCTTCCAGATTGATGCCGCCGAAGGTCGGCTCGAGCGCGGCCACGGTCTCGACCACGCGGTCGATGGTGTCGGCGGCGATCTCGATGTCGAACACGTCGATGCCGGCGAATTTCTTGAACAGGACCGCCTTGCCTTCCATCACCGGCTTGGAGGCCAGCGGGCCGATATTGCCGAGGCCGAGCACCGCGGTGCCGTTCGAGACCACGGCGACCAGGTTGGCGCGGGTGGTGAGCGAGGCGGCTTCGGCCGGGTTCTTGGCGATCTCGGTGCAGGCGGCAGCGACGCCCGGAGAGTAGGCGAGCGCGAGATCGCGCTGGTTGGCAAGCGGCTTACTTGCCTGGATCTCGAGCTTTCCGGGGCGCGGCAGACGATGGTAGGCGAGCGCCGCCTGGTGGAGATCATCAGAATAGGACGACATGCGGTGTCTCGCCTCGCGTTACCGGCCTCAGAATGCACGATCTGGAGCTGCCGCCCAAGCGGACGATATTTCCGGGCCGTGGAAACGGGATGAAGCACGCCGGGTGGCCCGGTGGCAACATCGGAATGCGCCCCCATCAACAGGCCCCGCTGTCAAATATTTGAAAACCATAGCTTTCCCTGGACCGGGCGACGTTTCGCGAATATGGCAGGTTGCGCGCTGCAACACGAGCAACTGGAGCTGGGAATGAAGCGAATCCTGATCGGCCTGTTCGTGGCAGCCGTGCTCGCGGCGGGCGGATGGTTCGGCTTCAACCTCTATGCCAAGCACCAGGCGACAGCCGAGATCGAGGCGGCGTTCGAGCAGATCCGCGCAAGCGGCGGCAAGGCGAGCCACGGCAAGATCGGGTTCGATCTGATGAGCCGAACGCTGACGATCGAGGACATCGCGGTCGTTCCGGGCAACGAGCCGCAGGCGCAGATCAAGATCGCCGGAATCAAGGGCACCGGCGTCCGACAGATCGACGAGACCCGGTTCTCGGCCGACGGTATCGACATCACGGGTCTCGAAGTCGCGCTGGATCGGATCGGCCCGGCCAAGCTGAAGGCTTCCTACAAGGTCCCGCAACTGACCATGCGCGACTACGCCGGTCCCATTCGCTCCGGCGAGACGCCGGTGAGCGGCTCCCTGGCGGACGTGTACCGCTACGTGCTCGGTCAATATGCGAGCATCACGGCAACCTCGCTCACCGCCCCGACCTTGACGATGGACTTCGATTCCGGCAGCGCCGCGGGCGGCAGCGGCGAGCTCACCTATTCCGGGCTGACGATGCAGAACCTGAAGCATGGCAAGGTCGATGCGATGAAGGCGGACCGCGCCGCGATCTCGATTGACGTGAAGCAGCCAGGCAGGGCGGACAAGCTGACAGGCGAGCTGTCCAACATCATCGTCAACGATTTCGATGCGACCGCGATCATCGCCGCGCTCGATCCAAAGACCAGCAGTGACGAGACCTATCATCGCGTCTACCGGCAAATCTTGGCCGGTCCCTACGCGCTCAAATCGTCGCAGGGGATGCGTATCGATATCGACGGCTTCGTGATGGAGGACATCGACGTGCAACCGTCGAAATTCCGGCTGGCCGAGCGATTTGACGCGCTGCCGCAGGATCAATCGGCTGTTCCGACGCCGGCACAGTCGCGCGAAATGCTGGAGAAGATCGCCGGAATCTATGAGGGTGTTCGCATCGGCAAGGCCGAGGTCAGCAAGATCTCGATCGGCACGCCGCAGGGGACCGGCAAGGTCAACACGATCAGATACCGCGAGAGCGAATTCGCGATCGAGGGCGTCGATACGCCGGCCCCGCAAGGGCAGTTCAAGATGGAGCGCTTCGCGCTGAAGTCGTTCAGCGCTGCACACCTGATGCGCTGGGGGGCGGGCCTCAGCAATCCCGGCGAGGCACCCTCTCCCGACCAGATGCTGGGCCTGTTCCGGGTGTTCGCAGGCGCCGAGATCAAGGGCGTGGTCTCACCGTTCAAGAACACGCGGCAGTTCGTCACCATCGATACGATCAGCCTGGACTGGGGCCAGCTGATCGGATCGATCCCAAGCAAGGCCAACCTGGTCGTGAAGATGGTGACGCCCACCGATCCCACCAGTCCGTCGCAGCGTGCCCTGGTCATTGCCGGCATCGACAAGCTCGCGATCGACCTCGATCTCGGCGCGGCCTGGACGGAGTCCTCCGGCGCGTTTGCGCTGGCACCGGCCACGATCGATCTCGGCAATCTCGCCCGGGCACAGGCGCGCTTCGCGCTCTCCAACGTGCCTCGCGCGGTGTTCACGGCCGATCCGGTGCAGGCCATGAGCGGGGCCCGCCAGATCGAGGCCGGCGCGATCGAGCTCACCTTGCGCGACAGCGGTGTCGTCGACCTGATCGTGGCGCAGTTCTCGCGGATTCAGAATGTCAGCCGCGACGCCGCGCGCAGCGCCATCGTCGAGATGATCAAGGCGCAGGGCGAGAAGTTCGCGGCGTCCAATCTCGATGCCAAGGCGGCGGCAGACGCGCTCGCGGATTTCGTCGCGACCTCGGGGCAGACGCTCACCATCAAGCTGACCCCGCTCGGCAAGGTGCCGCTGGTGCAACTCATGGACGCGCTGAACCACGAGCCGGTCCTCGCGCTGGCACAGTTCAGGATCGAGGCGTCGACGGGATTGTAGGGCGCGGCGGGAACGCACGATCCCACCACCGTCATGGCCGGGCTTGTCCCGGCCATCCACGTTCTTTCCAGCGGCAGCCCAAAAACGTGGATGCCCGGGACAAGCCCGGGCATGACGAATTCGTGGCCCTCTCCCCGCGTGCGGGGAGAGGCGAAGGAGACTCACTTCTGCGGCAAGTTCACCCGCACATGCAGCTCGCGGAGCTGCTTGGTCGTGGCTTCCGAGGGCGCGCCCATCAAGAGATCCATGGCCTGCTGGTTCATCGGGAACAGCGAGATCTCGCGCAGATTGGTGGTGCCGCAGAGCAGCATCACGATGCGGTCGACGCCGGCGGCCATGCCGCCATGCGGCGGCGCGCCGTACTGGAAGGCGCGGTACATGCCGCCGAAGCGGTCGACCACTTCCTGCTCGCCGTAACCTGCGATCTCGAACGCCTTCACCATGGCTTCCGGCACGTGGTTGCGGATGCCGCCCGAGGCGATCTCGTAGCCGTTGCAGGTGATGTCGTACTGGAACGCCTTGATGGTCAGCGGATCCTGGCCCTTCAGCGCGTCGAGACCACCCTGCGGCATCGAGAACGGGTTGTGCGAGAAGTCGACCTTCTTGTCATCCTCGTTGTACTCGTACATCGGGAAGTCGACGATCCAAGCGAGCTCGAACCGCTCCTTGTCGGTGAGATTGAGCTCCTCGCCGACCTTGTTGCGGGCAAGGCCTGAGAACTTCCAGAACTTGTCGGGGTCACCGGCGACGAAGAAGGCGGCATCGCCTTCCTTGGTGCCGAGCTGGGCGCGGATCGCAGCGGTGCGCTCAGGCCCGATGTTGTTGGCAAGGGGACCTGCGCCCTCGCCGCCCTCGCGCCACATGATGTAGCCGAGGCCGGGCTGGCCCTCGCCCTGCGCCCACGAGTTCATGCGGTCGCAGAACGCGCGGCTGCCGCCGCCCGCGGCCGGGATCGCCCAGACCTGGTTCTTGGGGTCTTCGAGCATGCGCGCGAAGACTTTGAAGCCGCTTCCGCGGAAGTGCTCGGAGACGTCCTGCATCTCGATGGGATTGCGCAGGTCCGGCTTGTCGCTGCCGTATTTGCGCAGCGCTTCGGCGAACGGGATGCGGCGCCAGTTCTTGCTGACCGGCTTGCCCTTGGCGAACTCCTCGAATACGCCGGTGATCACAGGCTCCATCGCCGCGAACACGTCTTCCTGCGTGACAAAGCTCATTTCGACGTCGAGCTGGTAGAACTCGCCCGGCAGACGGTCGGCGCGCGGGTCCTCGTCGCGGAAGCAGGGCGCGATCTGGAAGTAACGGTCGAAGCCCGACATCATCAGCAGCTGCTTGTACTGCTGCGGCGCCTGCGGCAGCGCGTAGAATTTTCCCGGATGGATGCGCGAGGGCACCAGGAAGTCGCGCGCGCCTTCCGGCGAGGACGCGGTCAGGATCGGGGTGTTGAACTCGAAGAAGCCCTGCCCCTCCATGCGCCGGCGCATCGACTTGATGATCTCGACGCGCGTCATGATGTTCTGGTGCAGCTTTTCGCGGCGCAGATCGAGGAAGCGGTACTTCAGGCGGATGTCTTCAGGATATTCCTGGTCGCCGAACACCGGCAGCGGCAGGTCGCCGGCCGGGCCCAGCACCTCGATCTCGCTGACATAGACCTCGACCTTGCCGGTCGGCAGGTCGTCATTGTCGGTGCCCTCGGGGCGACGGCGGACCTTGCCGTCCATCTTGACCACGAATTCCGAGCGCAGCTTTTCGGCCAGCGAGAACGCCGGCGAGTCCGGATCGACCACGCACTGGGTCAGGCCGTAATGGTCGCGCAGGTCGATGAACAGCACGCCGCCATGGTCGCGAACGCGATGGACCCAGCCCGAGAGGCGGATGGTCTCGCCGATGTTGCTCTCGCGGAGCGCGCCGCATGTATGTGACCGGTAGCGATGCATGGTCGTCCCAAAATCAATGTCGGAGGAAGCGAATCGGACGGCCTGAAACGACCGGTCCGAAGTTGCGGCAGGGTTTACCCGACGAGGCCCAAAGCAGCAACCCGAGCCGGCAACCAAGGGAACGACCTGATTTGGCGCCGAAACGGCCATTTTTGACCTATCGGGGCTCAAGCCTTTGCCATCAGGCGTTCCCCGCCTATCTTTATGGCCATGACCGTCCATTTCCCCTTCCAGAACTCCTATTCGGCGCTGCCGGACAGCTTCTTTGCCCGCGTCGCGCCGACCCCGGTGGCCGCGCCCCGGCTGATCAAGCTGAACCGGCCGCTGGCGGTCCAGCTCGGGCTCGATCCCGATATGCTGGAAACCCCGGAAGGTGCCGAGATCCTGGCCGGAAAGACGGTTCCGCCCGGAGCCGATCCGATTGCCATGGCCTATGCCGGCCACCAGTTCGGGCAATTCGTGCCCCAGCTCGGCGACGGAAGGGCGATCCTGCTTGGCGAGGTCATCGACAAGGATGGCGTCCGCCGCGACATCCAGCTCAAGGGATCTGGCCCCACCCCATTCTCCCGCCGCGGCGACGGCCGCGCCGCGCTCGGGCCGGTCTTGCGCGAATACATCGTCAGCGAAGCGATGTTCGCCCTGGGCATCCCGACCACCCGCTCGCTCGCCGCCGTCGTCACCGGCGAGCATGTCATCCGCGAGACCGCACTGCCCGGCGCGGTGCTGACGCGTATTGCCGCGAGCCACATTCGCGTCGGCACCTTCCAGTTCTTCGCGGTCCGCCGCGACACCGATGCGATCCGCCGGCTCGCCGATCATGTCATCACGCGGCACTATCCGGACCTGCTTCATGCTGAGCGGCCCTATCACGCCCTGCTCGCGGCCGTCGTCGCGCGCCAGGCCGAGCTTGTCGCGCGCTGGCTGCTGGTCGGCTTCATCCATGGCGTCATGAACACCGACAACACCTCCATCTCCGGCGAGACCATCGACTACGGCCCCTGCGCCTTCATGGACGCCTACAATCCCGCACAGGTGTTCTCGTCGATCGACGAGATGGGCCGCTATGCCTATGCCAACCAGCCGCGCATCGCGTTGTGGAATCTGACGCGCCTCGCCGAATGCCTGCTGCCGTTGTTCTCGGACGAGCAGGAGAAGGCGGTCGCGGAGGCCCAGGACATTCTCGGCGCCTTTGCCGAGACGTTCAGCGCGGCCTATCAGACCGGCCTGCGCAAGAAGGTCGGCCTGTTCACGGACCGCGACGGCGACGAAGCCCTGATCCAGGACCTGCTCGAGGCCATGGCCAGGAACCAGGCCGACTTCACCCTCACCTTCCGCAAGCTCGGCGAGGCCGCAGGCGATGACGCCGCCGACGCCCGCGCGCAGTTCATGGATCCCACGGCGTTCGACGAGTGGGCCAAACGCTGGCGCGAGCGCACCGCGCTGGAGCCGCAGAGCGCGGCCGAGCGGCAAGCGGCCATGCACGCCGTCAACCCGGTCTTCATCCCGCGCAACCACCGCGTCGAGGCCGTGATCCAGGCGGCGGTGAATGACGACAACTACGCGCCGTTCGAGGAGCTGGTGAAGGTGCTGGCGAAGCCGTTCGAGGACCAGCCGGAGTACATCGCCTACGCCGATCCGCCGCTGCCGGATCAACGGGTGTTGCAGACGTTCTGCGGCACGTGAGGCAAACTCGGTGCGTAGGGTGGATTAGCCGAAGGCGTAATCCACCACTTGTCTCACCAAGCGGAAAGTAAAGAGGTGGATTACGCTTTGCTAATCCACCCTACCAGCTGTAGCGATCAACGCGTCCGCTCGCCGAACTCGCCAGCCATCTTGACGTCGCCACCCCAATCCTCCGGAAACAATCCGGCGCGGACATCGCGATGAAACGACGAATACGGCCAGTTGCACACCTTCGAGACGTGCCCGTGCTTGACGGGATTGTAGTAGCAATACCCAACGTGCCGGGCGTAGTCGGCTTCGTCTCGGATCAGATGCTCCCAGAACCGGCGTTGCCAGATGCCGCGTTCGTTGCGCGCGGCGCGGACCGCGCTCAGCCGCTCGTCCGCTGGCAACGCTTTGGCAAACCGCGTTTTGATCAACCGCCAACGAACCGAGAAATTGGCGTCCCCCGGCGGCAGCCTCCAGATTGCATGGAGATGATCCGGTAGAACCACAAAAGCATCGATCTCGAAGGGATAGCTCCGGCGTGTTGCAGCGACCGCGTCGCGCAGGATTTCGATCTGATCGATCAAAAGAGCCTTCCGACGATCGAGCAGGTTCACAGTGAAGAACCAGCATCCTCCGGGAACGAACGCGCGGCGGTAGTCGGACATGAACCATGAATAGCACAACTTGAAGTTGGCTTACAGCGGTGGATTACGCCTTCGGCTAATCCACCCTACGCCATGCCAACTGTGGACACGGGAACCGCTGTCATCAAACTGAAACACATGCGCTCTAACGGGCTGCCAAGGTCGTCCTACCGGAGGCGCCCATCCTCAAGACAGTCCCGACAAAGCGCGCCATGCCATTCAAATTCATCCACATCACCGACACGCATCTGGCGAACCCCGGGCTGAAGCTCTATGGGCTCGATCCGCGCGCCCGGCTCGATGCCGCCGTCGCCGACATCAACAAGCATCAATCCGACGCTGCGTTTGCGGTCGTGACCGGCGACCTCACCCATTGGGGCGAGCCTGACTCCTACGCCAATTTCGCCGAGGCGATGTCTGCGCTGAAAATGCCGTACATCGCCATGGTCGGTAATCACGACAAGCGCGTCGCCTGCCTCGACGGCCTTCGGTCCGCGCCGCGCGATCCCAACGGCTTCGTGCAGGGCACGCGGACGACCGAGCACGGCCTGTTCGTTTTCCTCGACACCCTGGACGAGACCAGCCACGCCGGCGAGATGTGCGAAAAGCGCCTCAACTGGCTCGCCGGCACGCTGGCTGCGGCGCCGGACGACATGCCATTCGTCGTGTTCATGCACCATCCGCCGTTCCCGGTCGGCGTCCACGCGATGGACGAGATCGCGCTGAAGCAGAGCGCCGAATTCGCCGAGGTGATCGCGCCGTATCGTTCGCGCATCCGCCACCTGTTCTTCGGCCATGTGCACCGGCCGATCTTCGGCAGCTACGGCAAGATCCCGTTCTCGACGCTGCGCGGCACCAACCACCAGGTCTGGTTCGAGCTTGATGCTGCCGCCACCGACCATCTCGCAAGCCACGAGCCGCCGGCTTACGGCGTCGTGCTGATCGACCAGGAGAACCTGGTCGTGCACAGCCACGACTTCCTCGACCAGAGTCTGCGCTTCCCCTTCGAGCCGCCCGCGGGCGTGGACGGCCGCGACTATGCGCTCAACTTTCCGGCGCGGTGAGATGAGCCTCGCTGAACCCGCGGCTCTCCCGGTCGCGGCATCGGCGCCGCCGCGCCTCAACGTCCTGAAGCGGTTCTCTCACCGCTTCAAAGCCTCGCTGCCGGCCTATCTGCTGCTGCTGCCCTCGCTCGTCTTCCTCGCGCTGTTCACCTATGGCGCGATGGGCCGCGTCATCATCGACGCGCTGTATCAGCGCGCGACGCCCAAGGCGCCGGTACGCTTCGTCGGGCTCGAGAACATCCACGCGGTGCTGGCCGACCCCGCCTTCACCGGCGCGGTCGTCAACAATCTGATCTACGCCATCGGCACGGCGGTCCCGAGCATCGCGCTTGCGCTCCTGTTCGCGCTGGCGCTGGCGCGCACCAATGCCGTGACCAGCGCGCTGCGCGCCGCGCTGTTCCTCCCCGTGCTGATCCCGATGGTCGCGGCCTCCGCGCTGTTCCTGTTCATCTTCCTGCCCAATGTCGGCCTGCTCGACTACTATATCGGCCGGCTGCTGCCGGTGCTGCCGAACTGGCTCGGCGATCCCGATATCGCGCTGTACGCGATCATGGTCATCACGATCTGGAAGAACGCCGGCTATTACATGCTGTTCTTCCTCGCTGGCCTGCAGTCCGTGTCCGAGGATGTCATGGAGGCCGCGCATCTCGATGGCGCGGGGCCTTGGCAGCGCTTCCGGCACATTACTCTGCCGGAGCTCAAGCCCACCTTCCTGTTCGTGATCGTGATCGCCACGCTCAACGCGGTGACGCAGGTCGACCACGTCTTCGTCATGACCAAGGGCGGGCCGTCGAACGCCACCAACCTCGTGCTGTTCTACGTCTACCAGCAGGCGGTCGAGCATTACGACGTCGGCAAGGCCTCGGCAGCGACGCTGCTGACGCTCGCCGCCCTGATGGGCCTCACCGCGCTCTCGTTCCGCACCATGGCGAACCGCGAGGGCGGGCCATGAAGCTGATCGACGCGCTGTGGAAGGACGCCCCGCTCGCGACCCGCCGCGAGATCACGCCCAAGCTCGGCTTCCTGCTGACCGCGCTGCTCGCGCTGGTCTGGCTGATCCCGTTCCTGTGGATGGGCGTGGCGACGCTGCGCCCGGCCTCCGACGGCATCAACCTGATGGCCGAGCTGATGCCGAGCCTGAAGCCCACGCTCGACAACATCAGGGATGCCTGGGAGATCGGTGATTTCCCGCGCTACTTCCTCAACACCACGATCATCTGCACCGGCATCCTCCTGGTGCAGTTCGTCACGATCACGCTGGCAGGCTTCGCCTTCGCCCGGCTCGACTTCGCCGGCAAGACGCTGATCTTCTATTTGTTCCTGATGCAGCTGATGCTGGTGCCGGTGCTGCTGATCGTGCCGAATTTGCGCATCGTCGCGCAGTTCGGTCTCTACGACACGCTCGCCGGCGTGATGATGCCGTTCTTCGCCTCCGCCTTCGGCACCTTCCTGATGCGGCAGGCCTTCGAGGCGATACCGACCGAGCTGGAAGACGCCGCTCTGATCGATGGCGCGAGCCTGTTCCAGCGCATCCGCCACATCTACGTGCCGCTGTCGCTGCCGAGCTTCTCGGCCTTTGCGATCATCTCCGTGACCAGCCACTGGAACGACTTCCTGTGGCCGCTGATGGTGATCAATTCGCCGGACAAGCGGCCGCTCACGGTTGGCCTGTCCGTCTTCACCGCCACGGCGGAGGGCACGCAGGCCTGGGGCACCATCGCCGCCGGCACGCTGATGGTGATCGCGCCCCTGCTCATCACCTTCCTGATCTTCCAGAAGCGCTTCATCAGCTCTTTCGTCACCTCAGGCATCAAATAGGAGATTTCTCGATGCTGTTTACCCGCAGGCTCATGCTGGGCCTTGCCATGGCAGGTTCTATGGCTGGCGCCCTCGCCGTCCCGGCGATGGCCGAAGGTCCGACCGAGATCGACCTGTTCTTCCCTGTGCCCGTCGACGGCAAGCTCGCCCGCGACATGGGCACCTTGATCAAGGAGTTCAACGAGACCCATCCCGCGGTCAAGGCGACCGCCGTCTACACCGGCTCCTATGACGACACGCTGATCAAGACGCGCGCGTCGATCAAGGCCGGCAAGCCGCCGGCCGCCGTGATCATGTCGGCGAACTTCCTGCTCGACATGCAGATCGAGAACGAGCTCACCAACCTCGATCCCCTGATCGCCGCCGACGGCACCACCAAGGACCAGTTCCTTGGCCAGTTCTTCCCGGCGCTGCAGGGCAACGCGGTGATCAACCGCTCGGTCTACGGCGTTCCCTTCCACAATTCGACGCCGCTGCTCTACATCAACGCCGACAAGGCCAAGGAAGCGGGCCTCGATCCGAACAACCCGCCGCAGACCTGGGCCGAGCTCACCGACTGGGCGAAGAAGCTTACCAAGCGCGAGGGCGACAAGGTGACCCAGTGGGGCATCGCGATCCCCTGCGCCTACGACTATTGCGGCTGGATGATGGAAACGCTCACCATGACCAATGGCGGGCGCTACTACAACGAGGAGTTCGGCGGCGAAGTCTATTACGACACGCCCTCGATGCTGGGCGCACTGACCTGGTGGAACGACCTCGTCTACAAGCACAAGGTCCACGCGCCCGGCGCCACGCCCGGTCCTGCCGTCAGCACCTCCTTCATCTCCGGCAACGCCGCGATGATGATGCTCTCGACGGGCTCGCTCACCTACGTGCGCGACAACGCCAAGTTCGCCTACAAGGTCGCGTTCATCCCGCGCAACGTCCGCAATGCCGTTCCGATCGGCGGCGCCTCCCTGATCGTCCCGGCCGGCCTCGAGGCCGACAAGCAGAAGGCCGCCTGGACGCTGATCAAGTGGATGACCTCGCCCGAGAAGAGCGCCTGGTGGAGCCGCGCCACCGGCTACTTCGCGCCCAACATGGCCGCCTACAAGACGCCCGAGATGGTCGACTTCCTCAACAAGAACCCGGACGCCAAGACCGCCGTCGAGCAGCTCGACGTCGCAAAGCCCTGGTTTGCGACCTACAAGACCGTCCCCGTCCGCAAGAACCTCGAGGACGAGGTCATGCTGGTCCTCAACGGCAAGAAGCAGCCGAAGGAAGCCCTCGCCGCCGCCCAGAAGGCCGCGGATGAGACGCTCAAGCCGTACAATGCGGAGACCTCGCTGAAGCTGCCGTAAGGCCGCCGTTCGCAAACGAATGTCGGCGCTCCGCCCCGCGGGGCGCCGACATCATTTCGAGGCCTCGA
This is a stretch of genomic DNA from Bradyrhizobium sp. CB2312. It encodes these proteins:
- the aspS gene encoding aspartate--tRNA ligase — encoded protein: MHRYRSHTCGALRESNIGETIRLSGWVHRVRDHGGVLFIDLRDHYGLTQCVVDPDSPAFSLAEKLRSEFVVKMDGKVRRRPEGTDNDDLPTGKVEVYVSEIEVLGPAGDLPLPVFGDQEYPEDIRLKYRFLDLRREKLHQNIMTRVEIIKSMRRRMEGQGFFEFNTPILTASSPEGARDFLVPSRIHPGKFYALPQAPQQYKQLLMMSGFDRYFQIAPCFRDEDPRADRLPGEFYQLDVEMSFVTQEDVFAAMEPVITGVFEEFAKGKPVSKNWRRIPFAEALRKYGSDKPDLRNPIEMQDVSEHFRGSGFKVFARMLEDPKNQVWAIPAAGGGSRAFCDRMNSWAQGEGQPGLGYIMWREGGEGAGPLANNIGPERTAAIRAQLGTKEGDAAFFVAGDPDKFWKFSGLARNKVGEELNLTDKERFELAWIVDFPMYEYNEDDKKVDFSHNPFSMPQGGLDALKGQDPLTIKAFQYDITCNGYEIASGGIRNHVPEAMVKAFEIAGYGEQEVVDRFGGMYRAFQYGAPPHGGMAAGVDRIVMLLCGTTNLREISLFPMNQQAMDLLMGAPSEATTKQLRELHVRVNLPQK
- a CDS encoding protein adenylyltransferase SelO, whose translation is MTVHFPFQNSYSALPDSFFARVAPTPVAAPRLIKLNRPLAVQLGLDPDMLETPEGAEILAGKTVPPGADPIAMAYAGHQFGQFVPQLGDGRAILLGEVIDKDGVRRDIQLKGSGPTPFSRRGDGRAALGPVLREYIVSEAMFALGIPTTRSLAAVVTGEHVIRETALPGAVLTRIAASHIRVGTFQFFAVRRDTDAIRRLADHVITRHYPDLLHAERPYHALLAAVVARQAELVARWLLVGFIHGVMNTDNTSISGETIDYGPCAFMDAYNPAQVFSSIDEMGRYAYANQPRIALWNLTRLAECLLPLFSDEQEKAVAEAQDILGAFAETFSAAYQTGLRKKVGLFTDRDGDEALIQDLLEAMARNQADFTLTFRKLGEAAGDDAADARAQFMDPTAFDEWAKRWRERTALEPQSAAERQAAMHAVNPVFIPRNHRVEAVIQAAVNDDNYAPFEELVKVLAKPFEDQPEYIAYADPPLPDQRVLQTFCGT
- a CDS encoding transposase, with protein sequence MSDYRRAFVPGGCWFFTVNLLDRRKALLIDQIEILRDAVAATRRSYPFEIDAFVVLPDHLHAIWRLPPGDANFSVRWRLIKTRFAKALPADERLSAVRAARNERGIWQRRFWEHLIRDEADYARHVGYCYYNPVKHGHVSKVCNWPYSSFHRDVRAGLFPEDWGGDVKMAGEFGERTR
- a CDS encoding phosphodiesterase, which produces MPFKFIHITDTHLANPGLKLYGLDPRARLDAAVADINKHQSDAAFAVVTGDLTHWGEPDSYANFAEAMSALKMPYIAMVGNHDKRVACLDGLRSAPRDPNGFVQGTRTTEHGLFVFLDTLDETSHAGEMCEKRLNWLAGTLAAAPDDMPFVVFMHHPPFPVGVHAMDEIALKQSAEFAEVIAPYRSRIRHLFFGHVHRPIFGSYGKIPFSTLRGTNHQVWFELDAAATDHLASHEPPAYGVVLIDQENLVVHSHDFLDQSLRFPFEPPAGVDGRDYALNFPAR
- a CDS encoding sugar ABC transporter permease, which gives rise to MSLAEPAALPVAASAPPRLNVLKRFSHRFKASLPAYLLLLPSLVFLALFTYGAMGRVIIDALYQRATPKAPVRFVGLENIHAVLADPAFTGAVVNNLIYAIGTAVPSIALALLFALALARTNAVTSALRAALFLPVLIPMVAASALFLFIFLPNVGLLDYYIGRLLPVLPNWLGDPDIALYAIMVITIWKNAGYYMLFFLAGLQSVSEDVMEAAHLDGAGPWQRFRHITLPELKPTFLFVIVIATLNAVTQVDHVFVMTKGGPSNATNLVLFYVYQQAVEHYDVGKASAATLLTLAALMGLTALSFRTMANREGGP
- a CDS encoding carbohydrate ABC transporter permease, translating into MKLIDALWKDAPLATRREITPKLGFLLTALLALVWLIPFLWMGVATLRPASDGINLMAELMPSLKPTLDNIRDAWEIGDFPRYFLNTTIICTGILLVQFVTITLAGFAFARLDFAGKTLIFYLFLMQLMLVPVLLIVPNLRIVAQFGLYDTLAGVMMPFFASAFGTFLMRQAFEAIPTELEDAALIDGASLFQRIRHIYVPLSLPSFSAFAIISVTSHWNDFLWPLMVINSPDKRPLTVGLSVFTATAEGTQAWGTIAAGTLMVIAPLLITFLIFQKRFISSFVTSGIK
- a CDS encoding ABC transporter substrate-binding protein; the encoded protein is MLFTRRLMLGLAMAGSMAGALAVPAMAEGPTEIDLFFPVPVDGKLARDMGTLIKEFNETHPAVKATAVYTGSYDDTLIKTRASIKAGKPPAAVIMSANFLLDMQIENELTNLDPLIAADGTTKDQFLGQFFPALQGNAVINRSVYGVPFHNSTPLLYINADKAKEAGLDPNNPPQTWAELTDWAKKLTKREGDKVTQWGIAIPCAYDYCGWMMETLTMTNGGRYYNEEFGGEVYYDTPSMLGALTWWNDLVYKHKVHAPGATPGPAVSTSFISGNAAMMMLSTGSLTYVRDNAKFAYKVAFIPRNVRNAVPIGGASLIVPAGLEADKQKAAWTLIKWMTSPEKSAWWSRATGYFAPNMAAYKTPEMVDFLNKNPDAKTAVEQLDVAKPWFATYKTVPVRKNLEDEVMLVLNGKKQPKEALAAAQKAADETLKPYNAETSLKLP